The uncultured Desulfobulbus sp. genome window below encodes:
- a CDS encoding response regulator, whose amino-acid sequence MIEQHFPPPPLSIAEDEFLEKGEVIVIVDDFPDIVALLQDFLEQQGYASVTADSAATLKSQLALHKAALVLLDIGLPDADGTKLLPELKAEDPDRAVIMLTAVTDLQTALTCLRYGADDYLAKPVHFTDLLATLRRVLEKRRLAIRNRQYQREIEKANYRIGLAHQLAMKMNSAYLSMTELDEMLLAILIGITADEGLGFNRAFLALFDESGETLEGRLAIGPGSREDGNRIWQDLQDQDLGLNDLFERIQGNNETRDGEVNKIVRALRVEATEREHLLIRTVRERTSILVEGGKARCPVPLELIGLLQEDSFVVIPLYSPSRDLGVIIADHYVNRSPIDPERIRALESFASQASLAIEHCHLYMDMQRKIQELESTSQELEKNKDLLVEAERYSALGHMAAQLAHSIRNPITAIGGTARLLARKIEDKDLLRFLAMMSGEAEKIEKTLEDLFSFVEQVKPELERTHLFPLIHKSLLLHYNAVKEQRIKQVMLLPETDPLLEVDPRLIQQALVHLIRNSLEAMPDGGELVIEVSLEPDEVTIIMRDSGRGLGESSGESAANPFFTTKMVGTGMGLTLVKRIIDDHGGLLSLENRETGGTRATIVLPRVVEE is encoded by the coding sequence ATGATTGAACAACACTTTCCCCCTCCACCCTTGTCTATCGCTGAGGATGAATTCCTGGAGAAAGGTGAAGTGATTGTTATTGTCGATGACTTTCCAGATATAGTGGCCCTGCTTCAGGATTTTCTCGAGCAGCAGGGGTATGCTTCAGTGACTGCTGATTCGGCAGCGACCCTCAAATCGCAATTAGCCCTCCATAAGGCGGCGTTGGTGTTACTTGATATCGGTTTGCCGGACGCCGATGGCACCAAATTGCTCCCTGAACTCAAGGCAGAGGATCCCGATAGGGCGGTCATCATGTTGACCGCAGTAACCGACCTGCAAACTGCTTTGACCTGCCTGCGTTACGGGGCTGACGATTACCTTGCCAAGCCGGTCCACTTTACCGATTTACTTGCTACCTTGCGCCGAGTTCTTGAAAAAAGGCGCCTTGCTATCCGCAACCGTCAGTATCAGCGTGAGATTGAAAAGGCCAACTATCGTATTGGCCTTGCCCATCAGCTGGCCATGAAGATGAACAGCGCCTACCTGAGTATGACTGAGCTTGATGAGATGCTCCTTGCCATTCTCATTGGGATCACCGCTGATGAGGGCTTGGGCTTTAACCGAGCTTTTCTCGCCCTTTTTGACGAGTCAGGTGAAACCTTGGAAGGACGACTGGCAATCGGGCCAGGTAGTCGTGAAGATGGCAACCGAATTTGGCAGGATCTGCAGGACCAGGATCTGGGGCTCAATGATCTCTTTGAGCGCATCCAAGGCAATAACGAAACCAGAGACGGGGAGGTCAATAAAATAGTCCGCGCTCTACGCGTCGAGGCGACAGAGCGTGAGCATCTGCTCATTCGAACCGTTCGTGAGCGCACCTCTATTCTGGTCGAAGGAGGCAAGGCTCGTTGTCCGGTACCGCTTGAACTGATAGGGCTTTTACAGGAAGATTCTTTTGTGGTTATCCCTCTCTATTCGCCCAGCCGTGATCTGGGCGTGATCATAGCCGATCATTATGTGAACCGCAGTCCCATCGATCCAGAGCGTATCCGTGCCTTGGAGAGTTTTGCCAGTCAGGCTAGTCTGGCCATCGAGCACTGTCACCTCTATATGGATATGCAACGTAAAATACAGGAGCTGGAATCCACCTCTCAGGAGCTGGAGAAAAATAAAGATCTCCTGGTAGAGGCGGAACGCTACTCTGCTCTTGGCCATATGGCCGCCCAGTTGGCCCACAGTATCCGGAACCCCATCACCGCTATCGGTGGGACTGCCCGGTTACTGGCCCGCAAGATTGAGGATAAAGACTTGCTCCGCTTTCTGGCGATGATGTCGGGGGAGGCGGAGAAAATCGAAAAAACCCTGGAAGACCTGTTCAGCTTCGTGGAACAGGTGAAGCCGGAGTTAGAGCGAACCCACCTGTTCCCCTTAATTCATAAGTCGTTACTGCTCCACTACAACGCTGTGAAAGAGCAGCGTATCAAACAGGTGATGCTTCTGCCTGAGACGGATCCCCTCTTGGAGGTGGATCCGCGTCTGATTCAACAAGCCCTGGTACATCTAATCAGAAATTCTTTAGAAGCAATGCCCGATGGGGGCGAGTTGGTGATCGAGGTGAGCCTGGAGCCCGATGAGGTCACCATCATAATGCGGGATAGCGGGCGTGGCCTGGGAGAATCTTCGGGGGAGAGTGCCGCCAATCCTTTTTTTACCACCAAGATGGTGGGTACGGGGATGGGCCTGACCTTAGTGAAGCGGATTATTGATGATCATGGGGGATTGTTGAGTTTGGAGAACCGGGAGACCGGGGGGACGCGGGCGACGATTGTGTTGCCACGGGTGGTGGAGGAGTAG
- a CDS encoding VCBS repeat-containing protein, producing the protein MNRHSLRIIFTNLAARTQNGLLRAISFSLCLTVALTCTIPATAASPVAAKPQVLFLPFDVQITGSYSYLQNGLASTLASRLSSRANVAAVAQTTTSTQLAQALKKGNYSRFGQMLMQSSADYLVMGSLAPKDGQFELVSYVFTRTGSQAPKQFEQDFQSVDDAMSAVDAMAWDISGKVFNKPKPDALAGAGGNGMSGFQTAHPERAYREGLFSGSTTGLEHGGPFELIKSFRSKGVAGEAMDINVADLEGDGQQEILVLTKDALRLYRNDNGAFRMLATIDLPNHLNYHAITMADLNGNGLQEIYISASNGDNPEATVMEWDGRAIQNLTDHVPWYLATITSPGTPPLLVGQKSISYDFPSSELYTLKISNDGTIQPDTKLILPPKTTIFNFTIADINGDGSKEILTISHANRLQVFDTDGTLRWTSPDELGASNKFFGTLTSANNSVEADNDTRWIHTRIVITDLDRDGINDVLVGRNRVETVRFMPNLRYFDGASLAAYTWKDGSMHPLWETRKMPGYLTNYQVEPSQSADNQYSIFFVETESSYPFAFWQSTTSYLNCYTLQVNQ; encoded by the coding sequence GTGAATCGACATTCTCTGCGCATTATTTTTACCAACCTGGCAGCACGTACACAGAACGGGCTATTAAGGGCAATAAGCTTCAGCCTCTGCCTCACTGTGGCTTTAACCTGCACCATCCCCGCAACGGCTGCATCCCCTGTAGCCGCAAAACCGCAGGTGCTTTTTCTTCCCTTTGATGTGCAAATCACTGGCTCCTACAGTTACCTCCAAAACGGACTCGCATCCACCTTGGCCAGCCGCCTTTCCTCCCGAGCAAACGTTGCAGCTGTCGCCCAAACCACGACATCTACCCAGCTTGCTCAGGCATTGAAAAAAGGGAACTATTCTCGCTTTGGTCAAATGCTGATGCAATCCAGCGCCGATTATCTGGTTATGGGATCTCTGGCCCCCAAGGACGGGCAATTTGAACTGGTCAGCTATGTGTTCACGCGCACAGGGTCACAGGCCCCTAAACAATTTGAGCAAGACTTTCAAAGCGTCGATGATGCCATGAGCGCGGTGGATGCCATGGCCTGGGATATCAGCGGCAAAGTGTTTAACAAACCCAAACCCGATGCATTGGCAGGGGCTGGCGGCAACGGTATGAGTGGTTTTCAGACCGCACACCCCGAACGGGCGTACCGTGAAGGATTATTTTCCGGATCGACAACCGGGCTGGAGCATGGGGGGCCCTTTGAATTGATCAAAAGTTTTCGTTCCAAAGGTGTGGCCGGAGAGGCCATGGATATCAATGTTGCCGATCTTGAGGGAGACGGTCAGCAAGAAATACTGGTACTGACCAAAGACGCCCTGCGTCTTTATCGTAACGATAACGGTGCTTTTCGCATGTTGGCCACCATCGATTTGCCTAACCACTTGAATTATCATGCAATCACCATGGCCGACCTCAACGGAAATGGTCTCCAGGAAATCTATATCAGCGCCAGCAATGGGGACAACCCCGAGGCTACAGTCATGGAATGGGACGGGCGGGCGATCCAAAACCTGACGGACCATGTCCCCTGGTACCTGGCTACGATCACCTCCCCTGGCACTCCCCCTTTGCTGGTTGGCCAGAAGAGTATTTCATATGATTTTCCCAGCAGTGAGCTGTATACACTTAAGATCAGCAATGATGGCACCATCCAACCCGACACAAAGCTAATTTTACCCCCCAAGACCACCATCTTCAATTTTACCATCGCCGATATTAACGGAGATGGTAGCAAAGAAATTTTGACTATCTCCCACGCAAATCGTCTTCAGGTTTTTGATACCGATGGTACCCTGCGCTGGACCAGTCCTGATGAGCTAGGCGCCAGTAATAAATTTTTTGGAACCCTGACCAGCGCCAACAATTCGGTTGAGGCGGATAATGATACCCGTTGGATTCATACCCGCATTGTCATTACCGACCTGGACCGGGATGGCATAAACGATGTCCTTGTTGGCCGCAACCGGGTGGAGACAGTGCGCTTCATGCCAAATCTTCGTTATTTTGATGGTGCCAGTCTAGCCGCCTATACATGGAAAGATGGCTCCATGCACCCCCTCTGGGAGACTCGCAAAATGCCAGGCTATTTAACCAACTACCAGGTAGAGCCAAGTCAGAGTGCTGACAACCAATACAGCATCTTTTTTGTCGAAACCGAGAGCTCCTATCCCTTTGCCTTCTGGCAATCAACCACCAGTTATTTGAACTGTTATACGCTGCAGGTTAATCAGTAA